The proteins below are encoded in one region of Thermosulfurimonas marina:
- a CDS encoding putative bifunctional diguanylate cyclase/phosphodiesterase: protein MDGIAKWGFFERKCESCLGELPFPVFALEIEKGPLSIRTLHFFGGPPPGLEGPSLPEAFQRIIPPEEREKFEGALRKLLEEGKVCEELPLLLPEIRWGRICLRILLEDGDSALALGVLLDITLQKDLEENLRREARFWQEVSERAPVGVILYREKFVYANPYVLKSLGYTLEELREKYVWEVVHPRFREKIKERVRRRLSGKAPGPELYTEIVLLTKNGKERVVNFLAESLPWQGEVLGLGIGLDLTPQKVLERRLTEVALFDGLTGLPNRTLFLERLRALLLGARRHREEILVLVLDFRKFREINAAHGYEAGDTLLKEVARRLAHQLREEDLKARLFADKFALALRDLRGLGSVAAVIRKIQGLFERPFRLDSREIFLFPRMGGAVFPRDGEDPEEVVSKAEIALKRAKEADEPYALYSPELERLLLEEDFLKRALLEGLKKGEFFLSYQPIVTLQKKQVIGAEALVRWQHPELGPIAPAKFIPLAERTGLIEPLGDYVLSQALKEFGPLAREKGLELALNFSPRQFCKRDLSLRIEKALTEANFPPEKLFLEITESTAMEDPALTLKILEDLRSLGLKVALDDFGMGYSSLRYLVEFAVDRIKVDQFFVSALPLDSKALHVIRTILELARSVGARGLAEGIERADQVEILLKLGCEEGQGYFFGRPVRIEDFGRFL, encoded by the coding sequence GTGGACGGGATTGCCAAGTGGGGCTTTTTTGAAAGAAAGTGCGAGTCCTGCCTGGGAGAACTCCCTTTCCCGGTCTTCGCCCTGGAAATAGAAAAGGGGCCCTTAAGTATCCGGACTCTCCATTTCTTCGGAGGTCCCCCTCCGGGTTTGGAGGGGCCCTCCCTTCCGGAGGCCTTCCAAAGGATCATCCCTCCCGAGGAAAGGGAAAAGTTTGAAGGGGCCTTAAGGAAACTCCTTGAGGAAGGAAAAGTCTGTGAGGAACTTCCTCTGCTTTTGCCGGAGATCCGATGGGGGCGAATCTGTCTGAGGATCCTCCTTGAGGATGGGGACTCGGCACTTGCCCTGGGGGTGCTCCTAGACATCACTCTCCAGAAGGATCTTGAGGAAAATCTCCGGCGGGAAGCCCGGTTCTGGCAGGAGGTTTCCGAGAGGGCCCCGGTGGGGGTCATCCTTTATCGGGAAAAGTTCGTCTACGCCAACCCCTATGTGCTTAAGTCTCTGGGCTACACCCTGGAGGAACTGCGAGAAAAATACGTTTGGGAGGTGGTCCATCCCCGCTTCCGGGAAAAGATCAAGGAGCGGGTCCGCCGGCGACTTTCCGGGAAGGCCCCGGGCCCGGAACTCTATACCGAGATCGTCCTTCTCACTAAAAACGGAAAGGAGAGGGTGGTCAACTTTCTGGCCGAAAGTCTCCCCTGGCAGGGGGAGGTCCTGGGCCTGGGCATCGGGCTGGATCTCACCCCGCAAAAGGTCCTGGAAAGGCGCCTTACGGAAGTAGCCCTCTTTGACGGGCTCACCGGACTCCCCAACCGCACGCTCTTTTTAGAAAGACTGCGGGCCCTGCTTCTTGGAGCCCGGAGGCACCGGGAAGAGATCCTGGTGCTGGTCCTGGATTTTCGGAAATTTCGGGAGATCAACGCCGCCCATGGTTACGAAGCGGGAGACACCCTTCTTAAGGAAGTAGCCCGCAGACTCGCCCATCAACTGCGGGAAGAAGATCTCAAGGCCCGCCTCTTTGCCGACAAATTCGCCCTGGCCTTGAGGGACCTCCGGGGACTGGGAAGTGTGGCCGCGGTAATTCGGAAGATTCAAGGTCTCTTTGAAAGGCCCTTCCGGTTGGATTCTCGGGAAATTTTTCTTTTTCCCCGTATGGGAGGGGCGGTCTTCCCTCGAGACGGCGAAGATCCCGAAGAAGTGGTTAGCAAGGCCGAAATAGCCCTCAAACGGGCCAAAGAGGCCGACGAACCCTACGCCCTCTACTCTCCGGAGTTAGAGCGACTTCTTCTGGAAGAAGACTTTCTGAAACGGGCCCTCCTTGAAGGGCTTAAAAAGGGAGAATTTTTCCTGTCTTACCAGCCCATTGTGACCCTCCAGAAAAAGCAGGTTATCGGAGCGGAAGCCCTGGTGCGCTGGCAACATCCGGAATTGGGGCCTATCGCCCCGGCGAAATTCATCCCCTTGGCGGAGCGCACCGGGCTCATCGAGCCCCTGGGAGACTATGTCCTTTCTCAGGCCCTCAAGGAGTTTGGCCCCCTGGCCCGGGAAAAGGGCCTGGAGCTGGCCCTCAATTTTTCCCCCCGCCAGTTCTGCAAAAGAGACCTTTCGCTCCGGATAGAAAAGGCCCTTACGGAAGCGAACTTTCCTCCGGAGAAGCTTTTTCTAGAGATCACCGAGTCCACGGCCATGGAAGATCCGGCCCTGACCCTCAAAATCCTTGAGGATCTTCGCTCCCTAGGGCTCAAAGTGGCCCTGGATGATTTCGGCATGGGTTATTCCTCTCTGCGCTACCTGGTAGAATTCGCCGTGGACCGGATCAAGGTGGACCAATTTTTTGTAAGCGCCCTTCCCTTGGACTCCAAGGCCCTCCATGTGATCCGCACCATTCTGGAGTTGGCCCGAAGCGTAGGGGCCCGGGGGCTGGCCGAGGGGATCGAAAGGGCTGACCAGGTGGAGATCCTTCTTAAATTGGGATGTGAGGAGGGACAGGGGTATTTCTTCGGCCGTCCCGTAAGGATCGAAGACTTCGGGAGGTTCCTTTGA
- the dtd gene encoding D-aminoacyl-tRNA deacylase: protein MRAVVQRVKEAGVRVTGREVARIGRGLLVLLGVEKGDTEEDLRWMAGKIAGLRIFEDEAGKLNRALSEAGGEILLVSNFTVCGDCRKGRRPSFDPAEDPEKARALCEALARKLTEAGLPVKTGVFGAYMEVFLTNDGPVTLILDSRKRL, encoded by the coding sequence TTGAGGGCGGTGGTCCAGCGGGTAAAGGAGGCCGGAGTGCGGGTGACGGGCCGGGAGGTGGCCCGCATCGGCCGGGGCCTCCTGGTCCTTCTGGGGGTGGAAAAGGGGGATACGGAGGAGGACCTCCGGTGGATGGCCGGAAAAATCGCCGGCCTGAGGATCTTTGAGGATGAGGCCGGGAAACTCAATCGGGCCCTCTCCGAAGCAGGGGGAGAGATCCTTTTGGTCTCCAATTTTACGGTCTGTGGGGATTGTCGTAAGGGCCGGCGGCCCTCTTTTGATCCCGCCGAAGACCCCGAAAAGGCCCGCGCCCTCTGTGAGGCCCTGGCCCGCAAACTCACCGAAGCGGGCCTTCCGGTAAAGACCGGGGTCTTCGGGGCCTACATGGAGGTCTTCCTGACCAACGACGGGCCGGTAACCCTCATCCTGGACTCCCGCAAGAGACTCTAA
- a CDS encoding 50S ribosomal protein L11 methyltransferase: MPYLRVKIRTRDPQEVLARLSAGGEAPLASHFLDTEGLLILVYPGEGLHERLRRLARLLPQADFEETELAEEADLQEKTFQVGPLTFRLTLSPGPVPPGEISLRANLSFGSGRHATTLLCLKALVRLAQELPLGRVFDLGCGSGILSLAAAHLGAERVLAADIDPRAVREARYNVALNALGERILVIRGSLSAARPASFDLVLANLTIGTILALAPEIPRLLRPGGLAILSGFGPSQKGELLARLPQARVYFSENLEGWQALVLGF; this comes from the coding sequence ATGCCCTATCTGCGGGTAAAGATCCGGACCCGGGATCCGCAAGAAGTTCTGGCCCGCCTTTCCGCGGGAGGGGAAGCTCCTCTGGCCAGCCACTTCCTGGACACCGAAGGTCTTCTCATCCTGGTCTATCCCGGCGAAGGGCTCCATGAGCGTCTGCGGCGTCTAGCCCGACTTTTGCCCCAGGCCGATTTTGAAGAGACGGAACTGGCCGAGGAGGCCGATCTCCAGGAGAAAACTTTTCAGGTGGGACCTCTTACCTTTCGCCTGACCCTCTCCCCGGGCCCGGTTCCGCCCGGGGAGATCTCCCTCCGGGCCAATCTCTCTTTCGGAAGCGGGCGCCACGCCACCACCCTCCTCTGTCTTAAGGCCCTGGTTCGGCTGGCCCAAGAGCTTCCCCTCGGGCGGGTCTTCGATCTGGGCTGTGGAAGCGGCATTCTCTCTCTGGCTGCGGCCCACCTGGGGGCCGAAAGGGTCCTGGCCGCAGACATCGATCCCCGGGCCGTGCGGGAGGCCCGTTACAACGTGGCCCTCAACGCTCTCGGGGAGCGCATCTTGGTAATCCGGGGGAGTCTCTCCGCGGCCCGTCCCGCGAGCTTCGATCTGGTGTTGGCCAATCTCACCATCGGGACCATCCTGGCCCTGGCTCCGGAGATTCCCCGGCTGCTCCGGCCCGGAGGACTGGCCATCCTTTCCGGGTTCGGTCCCTCGCAGAAGGGAGAACTCCTCGCTCGCCTTCCGCAGGCCCGGGTGTACTTTTCCGAAAATCTCGAAGGCTGGCAGGCCCTAGTCCTGGGCTTCTAG
- a CDS encoding bifunctional L-myo-inositol-1-phosphate cytidylyltransferase/CDP-L-myo-inositol myo-inositolphosphotransferase yields the protein MQAVILAAGLATRMGLDREGFPKGLLRVAGRELLLRQFLLLSRYGIRDFVLVINPRSRPYFEEFLARYPQYRVTLIENPYPERGNGYSFWCARLAVSGPFVLTMSDHLYEEEFVRAALQGQGLILDREGRYVDHREATRVRLFGGRVAALGKGLEPYEGLDTGFFVLSPEVFEVAGRIVAQRPEGEISLSEILAAARIPATEVSGLFWMDVDTPEDLRRAGKLLVRASVKGGSDGLISRLFNRRLSTRLTPYLCDHLYPNQATVLSTLLGFFSALVAAFHLPLGAFLYQIHSVLDGVDGELARATLRTSRFGGLLDSVLDRYVDFVFLAVLLWRWSPAGMDLAVGLLALLGTVMVSYVTERFRGAYGREAYTLFPELHRFPGKRDERIFLIFILGLFGRLAEIFWTLALLTHLKVFYSLWVFWREKEGLEAQD from the coding sequence GTGCAGGCGGTAATCCTGGCGGCGGGGCTGGCCACGCGGATGGGGCTGGACCGGGAGGGCTTCCCCAAAGGGCTTCTCCGGGTGGCCGGAAGGGAACTCCTCCTGCGCCAATTCCTGCTTCTTTCCCGGTATGGAATCCGGGATTTCGTGCTGGTGATCAACCCCCGGTCCCGCCCCTATTTTGAGGAATTCCTGGCCCGCTATCCCCAATACCGGGTGACCCTCATAGAGAATCCCTATCCCGAAAGAGGAAACGGCTATTCCTTCTGGTGTGCCCGGCTAGCGGTCTCCGGGCCTTTTGTCCTCACCATGAGTGACCATCTCTACGAGGAGGAGTTTGTCCGGGCGGCCCTTCAGGGCCAGGGGCTCATCCTCGATCGGGAAGGCCGCTATGTGGATCACCGGGAGGCCACCCGGGTAAGGCTTTTCGGGGGGAGGGTGGCCGCCCTGGGGAAAGGACTCGAGCCCTACGAGGGGCTGGATACCGGCTTCTTTGTGCTCTCTCCCGAGGTCTTCGAGGTGGCCGGCCGAATAGTGGCCCAGCGGCCGGAAGGGGAAATCTCCCTTTCGGAGATTCTGGCCGCAGCCCGCATCCCGGCCACGGAAGTCTCCGGGCTCTTCTGGATGGACGTGGATACCCCGGAGGACCTCCGCCGGGCCGGAAAACTCCTGGTGCGGGCCAGTGTGAAGGGAGGAAGCGACGGCCTGATTTCCCGTCTTTTCAATCGCCGGCTTTCCACCCGCCTTACCCCCTATCTCTGTGACCACCTTTATCCCAATCAGGCCACGGTCCTTTCCACCCTTCTGGGGTTCTTTTCGGCCCTGGTGGCCGCCTTTCATCTCCCTTTGGGGGCCTTCCTTTACCAGATCCATTCCGTGCTCGACGGGGTGGACGGGGAACTGGCCCGGGCCACCCTGCGCACCTCCCGCTTTGGCGGACTTTTGGATTCCGTGCTCGATCGCTACGTGGACTTCGTCTTTCTGGCGGTGCTTCTTTGGCGCTGGAGCCCGGCGGGGATGGACCTGGCGGTAGGCCTTCTGGCCCTTCTCGGCACGGTGATGGTGAGCTATGTCACGGAGCGTTTCCGGGGGGCCTACGGACGCGAGGCCTACACCCTTTTTCCGGAACTTCACCGCTTTCCCGGAAAACGGGACGAGCGCATCTTCCTTATCTTTATTCTGGGGCTTTTCGGGAGACTGGCCGAGATCTTCTGGACTCTAGCCCTTCTTACTCACCTCAAGGTCTTCTATAGTCTCTGGGTCTTCTGGAGAGAGAAGGAAGGACTAGAAGCCCAGGACTAG
- a CDS encoding ATP-grasp domain-containing protein, giving the protein MGTIVVSFNPWVDGERNFFQFTGLTEEVLSALAEARAVIFPQTVSPELYYFVRRLGKPVFPQYDLRFTFPGKIGQILLFRALGLPHPRSLCIPRICAFGPHPGAAEIPLPEPPFVVKGNHGHEGREVFLVRNPEDWEEALARLRSWEASGRYGFLLQEYLEFPYDLRVVVLGKKRLPFWREGGFRRNLAQEGRPVPCPDPEIEARALEVVEALVEKTGFNLVAVDLLFREGIPLLNELNFVFGLRLLGGEAAFRHYLEEAVREFLTNL; this is encoded by the coding sequence ATGGGCACGATCGTGGTCTCTTTCAACCCCTGGGTGGACGGGGAGCGCAACTTTTTCCAGTTCACCGGGCTTACGGAGGAGGTCCTTTCGGCCCTGGCCGAGGCCCGGGCGGTCATTTTTCCCCAGACCGTCTCCCCGGAACTCTACTACTTTGTACGCCGGCTGGGCAAACCGGTCTTTCCTCAGTACGATCTGCGCTTTACCTTTCCGGGAAAGATCGGACAGATCCTCCTTTTCCGGGCCCTGGGACTCCCTCATCCCCGGAGCCTCTGTATCCCCCGCATCTGTGCCTTCGGCCCCCATCCCGGGGCGGCGGAAATCCCCCTTCCGGAGCCCCCCTTTGTGGTCAAGGGAAACCACGGACACGAGGGCCGGGAGGTCTTTCTGGTGAGAAATCCGGAGGACTGGGAGGAGGCCCTGGCCCGTCTGCGCTCCTGGGAGGCCTCCGGCCGTTACGGCTTCCTCCTCCAGGAGTATCTGGAGTTCCCCTACGACCTGAGGGTGGTGGTCCTCGGGAAAAAAAGGCTTCCCTTTTGGCGGGAGGGCGGCTTCAGACGCAATCTGGCTCAGGAGGGGCGCCCCGTACCCTGCCCGGATCCGGAAATTGAGGCCCGGGCCCTGGAGGTGGTGGAGGCCTTGGTGGAAAAGACGGGTTTCAACCTGGTGGCCGTAGATCTCCTCTTCCGGGAAGGAATCCCCCTTCTCAACGAGCTCAATTTTGTCTTCGGCCTGCGACTCCTGGGAGGAGAGGCCGCCTTCCGGCACTATCTGGAGGAGGCGGTAAGGGAGTTTTTGACAAATCTATAG
- a CDS encoding 2-oxoacid:acceptor oxidoreductase family protein, which translates to MKFEVILAGFGGQGILFAGNLLAQAGLESGLEVTFLPVYGPEMRGGTCNCTVVLSDRPIASPVVRRPSALVIMNRPSFEKFMPWLKPRGLAVVNGDLVPEALARDFPGRRLVFVPADRLAEEEGFPALANMAALGALVAASGVIPPEKVIAGLKALLPPERKALLEPNRRVFEQGYRFVKNSLTASSR; encoded by the coding sequence GTGAAGTTTGAGGTCATTCTTGCGGGTTTCGGGGGACAGGGAATCCTTTTTGCCGGGAACCTCCTGGCCCAGGCGGGGCTGGAGAGCGGCCTTGAGGTGACCTTTCTTCCGGTCTACGGTCCGGAGATGCGCGGCGGGACCTGCAACTGCACGGTGGTCCTTTCCGACCGGCCCATCGCCTCCCCGGTGGTGCGCCGCCCCTCAGCCCTCGTGATCATGAACCGCCCCTCTTTCGAAAAATTCATGCCCTGGCTCAAGCCCCGGGGCCTGGCGGTGGTCAACGGCGACCTGGTTCCCGAGGCTCTGGCTCGGGATTTCCCCGGGCGACGCCTGGTCTTTGTCCCTGCCGACCGGTTGGCCGAAGAGGAGGGTTTTCCGGCCCTGGCCAACATGGCCGCCCTGGGAGCCCTGGTGGCCGCCTCCGGGGTGATCCCTCCGGAAAAGGTTATCGCCGGGCTCAAGGCCCTTCTTCCTCCGGAAAGAAAGGCCCTTCTCGAGCCCAACCGGCGGGTCTTTGAGCAGGGCTATAGATTTGTCAAAAACTCCCTTACCGCCTCCTCCAGATAG
- a CDS encoding thiamine pyrophosphate-dependent enzyme has product MPGSKVKFTFPRVLTARPFHYCPGCHHGIVHRLLAEVLEALDLRERAYGVASIGCACFLYYYYDIDICEAPHGRACAAATGAKRARPELAVFTYQGDGDFAAIGLNESLQAAARGERITAIMINNTVYGMTGGQLSPTTLPGQKTTTTPQGRDPRVYGYPLKVAEILAQFPGVAYCARVAVNTPKRVLEARQALYQAFLAQLEDRGFGYVEVLSACPVNWKLDPVSAARKIDELAETFPLGVFRTWKDEKS; this is encoded by the coding sequence ATGCCTGGCTCGAAGGTGAAATTCACCTTTCCCCGGGTGCTCACCGCGCGCCCCTTCCATTATTGCCCGGGCTGCCACCACGGGATCGTCCATCGTCTCCTGGCCGAGGTGCTGGAAGCGCTTGATCTCCGAGAAAGGGCCTACGGAGTGGCCTCCATCGGTTGCGCCTGTTTCCTTTACTATTACTACGATATCGACATCTGTGAGGCCCCGCACGGAAGGGCCTGTGCCGCGGCCACCGGGGCCAAGCGGGCCCGGCCGGAGCTTGCGGTTTTCACCTATCAGGGAGACGGAGACTTTGCGGCCATCGGACTTAACGAAAGCCTCCAGGCCGCAGCCCGGGGCGAACGCATCACCGCCATCATGATCAACAACACGGTTTACGGAATGACCGGAGGGCAGCTCTCTCCTACCACCCTTCCCGGACAGAAGACGACCACTACTCCCCAGGGCCGCGACCCCCGGGTTTACGGATATCCCCTGAAGGTGGCGGAGATCCTGGCCCAGTTTCCGGGGGTGGCTTATTGTGCCCGGGTGGCGGTAAATACCCCCAAAAGGGTCCTTGAGGCCCGCCAGGCCCTGTACCAGGCCTTTCTGGCCCAATTGGAGGACCGGGGCTTTGGCTACGTGGAGGTCCTTTCCGCCTGTCCGGTCAACTGGAAACTGGATCCGGTCTCCGCGGCGCGTAAGATAGACGAACTGGCGGAGACCTTCCCTCTGGGAGTTTTTCGCACGTGGAAAGACGAGAAGAGTTAA
- the vorB gene encoding 3-methyl-2-oxobutanoate dehydrogenase subunit VorB — MKPILVKGSEAIALGALAADCRCYFGYPITPQNEIPELMARELPKRGGVFLQAESELAAVNMLLGAASTGVRAMTSSSSPGISLMAETFSYLAALELPAVIVNVSRGGPGLGGIEASQGDYFQATRGAGHGDYHFLVLSPASIQEAYELTARAFELAERYRQPAMILTDALLGQMKEPLRPRKLRIRRYPVEDWALTGAKGRPGRTLRSLFLGPGELRARNLLLQKKYRAMRREARAEVLYAEGAELAVTAFGSLSRIVREAVEMAREKGYSVAFVRPITLFPFPERPYQELSARGVPFLVVELNCGQMVEDVKLAVCGRAEVESWALPPSDLPAPEDIYRRIRRCLARR, encoded by the coding sequence ATGAAGCCCATCCTGGTCAAGGGTTCAGAGGCCATCGCCCTGGGGGCCCTGGCGGCCGACTGTCGCTGTTACTTCGGCTACCCCATTACCCCGCAGAACGAAATTCCCGAACTTATGGCCCGGGAGCTTCCCAAAAGAGGCGGGGTCTTTCTGCAGGCGGAAAGCGAACTGGCTGCGGTGAATATGCTCCTTGGGGCGGCCTCCACCGGGGTGCGGGCCATGACCTCCTCTTCCAGCCCGGGAATCTCTCTCATGGCCGAGACCTTTTCCTATCTGGCCGCCCTCGAGCTTCCGGCGGTGATCGTGAATGTCTCCCGTGGGGGACCAGGGCTCGGAGGGATCGAGGCCTCCCAGGGGGACTATTTTCAGGCCACCCGGGGGGCGGGTCACGGGGATTACCATTTTTTGGTCCTCTCTCCGGCGAGCATTCAAGAGGCCTACGAGCTTACGGCCCGGGCCTTTGAACTTGCGGAAAGATATCGCCAGCCCGCGATGATCCTCACCGATGCCCTTCTGGGGCAGATGAAAGAACCCCTGCGTCCCCGCAAGCTCCGTATCCGGCGCTATCCGGTGGAGGACTGGGCCCTTACCGGGGCTAAAGGGAGGCCCGGCCGCACGCTACGGAGCCTTTTTCTGGGACCGGGGGAGCTCCGGGCCCGCAATCTCCTCCTCCAGAAGAAGTACCGGGCCATGCGCAGGGAGGCCCGGGCGGAGGTCCTTTATGCCGAAGGGGCGGAGCTTGCGGTGACGGCCTTTGGCTCCCTCTCGCGCATCGTGCGCGAGGCCGTGGAGATGGCCCGGGAGAAGGGCTATTCCGTGGCCTTCGTGCGTCCGATTACCCTTTTTCCCTTTCCGGAAAGGCCTTATCAAGAACTTTCGGCCCGGGGAGTTCCCTTTCTGGTGGTGGAACTCAACTGTGGCCAGATGGTCGAGGATGTAAAATTGGCCGTCTGCGGGCGCGCGGAAGTGGAGTCCTGGGCCCTTCCCCCAAGCGATCTCCCTGCCCCGGAGGACATTTACCGGAGGATCCGAAGATGCCTGGCTCGAAGGTGA
- a CDS encoding 4Fe-4S binding protein, whose product MARRRVQISFPERCKGCGLCVHFCPKEVLIITGERNVQGYRVVGLKAPEKCTGCGICYLMCPDVVLEVR is encoded by the coding sequence ATGGCCCGCCGCCGAGTACAGATCTCCTTTCCGGAACGCTGCAAGGGCTGTGGCCTCTGTGTGCACTTTTGTCCCAAGGAAGTGCTAATAATTACCGGGGAGCGCAATGTCCAGGGCTACCGGGTGGTGGGGCTTAAGGCCCCGGAAAAGTGCACCGGTTGCGGGATATGCTATCTTATGTGTCCGGATGTGGTCCTGGAGGTAAGATGA
- the fabD gene encoding ACP S-malonyltransferase, with protein MAVVFPGQGSQYVGMGRALFEARPEAREIFALGEEITGLPLRELAFSGPEEALQRTENLQPALTAVNLAVWAVLRAEGLRPVLVAGHSLGEFSALCAAGVLSPEDTFRLVRRRGELMARAGETAPGAMYAVIGLERSRLEDLLSRVPGRVYLANHNSPEQSVISGEEEAACRAAEAAKEAGAKRVVRLPVSGAFHSPLMEEAAREFQREIEAAAFRPAEIPVVLNVTAQAETDPEAIREALSRQMLSAVRWVEGVEVMVRAGVELFVEAGPKKVLSGLIRRIAPQVRVVQVEGPEEIENLLREL; from the coding sequence GTGGCGGTAGTCTTTCCTGGACAGGGATCGCAGTATGTGGGTATGGGGCGGGCCCTTTTCGAGGCCCGGCCCGAGGCCCGGGAGATTTTTGCGCTCGGGGAGGAGATCACCGGGCTTCCTTTGCGGGAGCTGGCCTTTTCCGGCCCGGAAGAAGCCCTTCAACGTACGGAAAACCTCCAGCCGGCCCTCACTGCGGTAAATCTTGCGGTCTGGGCGGTGCTTCGGGCCGAAGGTCTGCGCCCGGTCCTGGTGGCCGGCCACAGTCTGGGGGAATTTTCCGCCCTCTGTGCGGCCGGGGTGCTTTCTCCGGAAGATACCTTTCGGCTGGTCCGACGCCGGGGAGAACTCATGGCCCGGGCCGGAGAGACGGCCCCGGGGGCCATGTATGCGGTGATCGGACTTGAGCGCTCTCGCCTGGAAGATCTCCTCTCCCGGGTGCCCGGGAGGGTCTATCTAGCCAACCATAATTCTCCGGAGCAGAGTGTGATCAGCGGGGAGGAAGAAGCCGCCTGCCGGGCCGCCGAGGCGGCCAAAGAGGCCGGGGCCAAGCGGGTGGTAAGGCTTCCGGTCTCGGGGGCTTTTCATTCACCGCTTATGGAGGAAGCGGCCCGGGAGTTTCAAAGGGAAATAGAAGCCGCGGCCTTTCGGCCGGCGGAGATCCCGGTGGTCCTGAACGTCACCGCTCAGGCCGAAACCGACCCGGAGGCCATCCGCGAGGCCCTTTCCCGGCAGATGCTTTCGGCGGTGCGCTGGGTGGAAGGGGTAGAGGTCATGGTTCGGGCCGGGGTGGAGCTCTTTGTGGAGGCCGGGCCCAAGAAGGTCCTTTCCGGCCTCATCCGGCGCATCGCTCCGCAGGTGCGCGTGGTCCAGGTGGAAGGCCCGGAGGAAATAGAAAATCTCCTAAGGGAGCTTTGA
- the gcvH gene encoding glycine cleavage system protein GcvH: MSIPEDRLYSEEHLWVKKERGGRVYLGFSDFARRKYGEILDLELPEEGEEIERGEVFGSVETPRGVEELVAPVSGEVVEVNEEVLEDPELVSEDPYGDGWLLRVKLSDPEELEELMSADEYEDYLEEGFEELEEEEEELEFLSEEEE, encoded by the coding sequence ATGAGCATTCCTGAAGATCGGCTTTATTCCGAAGAGCACCTGTGGGTGAAGAAAGAACGAGGGGGGCGGGTCTATCTCGGATTTTCGGACTTTGCCCGCCGCAAGTACGGGGAGATCCTGGACTTAGAACTCCCGGAGGAGGGAGAGGAGATCGAGAGGGGGGAGGTCTTCGGGAGCGTAGAGACTCCCCGGGGGGTGGAGGAGCTGGTGGCCCCGGTCTCCGGAGAGGTGGTGGAGGTCAACGAAGAGGTCCTGGAGGACCCGGAACTGGTGAGTGAAGATCCTTATGGAGACGGATGGCTCCTGCGGGTCAAGCTTTCGGATCCGGAGGAGCTGGAAGAACTCATGAGTGCGGACGAATACGAGGACTATCTGGAGGAGGGGTTTGAGGAGCTAGAGGAGGAAGAGGAAGAGCTGGAATTCCTGAGCGAGGAGGAAGAGTAG
- a CDS encoding YeeE/YedE thiosulfate transporter family protein → MRNGWSPYLGGALTGLLLVLSVLVTYQLFGHPRYLGTSTAYVRVAGLVEKALSPESVATNAYYAKEGVGIDWKVMLVLGVPLGALIAALRNREFRLRWVPERWAERFGSSPVLRAVGAFVGGFLIIYGARLAGGCPSGHGLSGMSQLAASGFIVVAGFFVGGIPLALLIYGRRR, encoded by the coding sequence ATGCGTAACGGCTGGTCGCCCTATCTGGGAGGGGCCCTCACCGGGCTTCTCCTGGTGCTTTCGGTCCTGGTTACCTATCAGCTCTTCGGCCATCCCCGGTATTTGGGCACCTCCACGGCCTATGTGAGGGTGGCCGGACTGGTAGAGAAGGCCCTTTCTCCGGAGAGTGTGGCCACAAACGCCTACTACGCCAAGGAGGGGGTGGGGATCGACTGGAAGGTCATGCTGGTTCTCGGGGTACCGCTGGGGGCCCTGATCGCCGCTTTGCGCAACCGGGAATTCCGGTTGCGTTGGGTGCCGGAGCGCTGGGCGGAGCGTTTCGGCTCCTCTCCGGTTCTGCGGGCTGTAGGCGCCTTTGTAGGGGGTTTTCTGATCATCTATGGGGCGCGGCTTGCCGGGGGGTGTCCCAGCGGGCATGGACTTTCCGGGATGAGCCAACTGGCCGCCAGTGGCTTCATCGTGGTGGCGGGATTCTTTGTGGGGGGTATCCCTTTGGCCCTGTTAATCTACGGGAGAAGGAGGTAG
- a CDS encoding YeeE/YedE thiosulfate transporter family protein, which produces MEPIVGLITGILWGYIFQRARILRFEKHIGLLTLTDLTVLKFLLSGVVVGTLGINLLATLGLAPYHLKPTFVAANFVGGVIYGLGWAILGYCPGTAPGAVGEGSLDGLFAVLGGLCGAAAFAHTYPFWKQTLYGIGGYGKVSFPQLLHLPPLLLAVLFAGLLLAFIFFLEKMGW; this is translated from the coding sequence ATGGAGCCCATCGTAGGACTTATCACCGGTATCCTCTGGGGCTATATCTTTCAGCGGGCCCGCATCCTGCGTTTTGAAAAACACATCGGGCTCCTCACCCTTACCGATCTCACGGTATTGAAATTCCTCCTTTCCGGAGTGGTGGTAGGGACCCTGGGGATCAACCTCCTGGCCACCCTGGGCCTGGCCCCTTATCACCTCAAGCCCACCTTCGTGGCCGCCAACTTCGTGGGCGGAGTGATCTATGGTCTGGGCTGGGCCATCCTGGGATATTGCCCGGGAACGGCCCCCGGGGCCGTGGGTGAGGGATCGCTGGACGGGCTCTTTGCGGTCCTGGGTGGCCTGTGCGGGGCCGCGGCCTTTGCCCATACCTATCCCTTCTGGAAACAGACCCTCTACGGGATCGGGGGCTACGGAAAGGTTTCTTTTCCCCAGCTCCTCCACCTTCCGCCGCTTCTTCTCGCGGTCCTTTTCGCCGGGCTCCTCTTGGCCTTCATCTTTTTCTTAGAGAAAATGGGCTGGTGA